Proteins found in one Gemmatimonadota bacterium genomic segment:
- a CDS encoding acetyl-CoA carboxylase carboxyltransferase subunit beta has product MAWFRKDKKPLRAQDKRDLPANVFDKCPGCGEILYRERLAQNLNVCPTCSHHLKIGAEAYLSILVDSGTFEEIDAHLRTADPLGFEDLKTYPDRIAAAEAKGKHEAVISGTGQLDGIDIALAVMDFAYIGGSMGSVVGEKIARAGRVALERDIPFLVVSASGGARMQEGMLSLMQMAKTSMVLARLHEASIPFVSILTNPTTGGVTASHAMLGDVNLAEPGALIGFAGPRVIEETIKQQLPQGFQRSEFLLEHGMIDRIVDRRELKKTVALILRHQFAGWPE; this is encoded by the coding sequence ATGGCGTGGTTCCGAAAGGACAAAAAGCCCCTCAGGGCCCAGGACAAGCGGGACCTTCCCGCCAACGTCTTCGACAAGTGTCCAGGCTGCGGCGAAATCTTGTACCGCGAGCGGCTGGCCCAAAACCTGAACGTCTGCCCGACGTGCAGTCACCACCTCAAGATCGGCGCCGAGGCGTATCTGAGCATTCTTGTCGACAGCGGCACGTTCGAGGAGATCGATGCGCATCTTCGCACCGCGGACCCCCTCGGATTCGAGGATTTGAAGACCTATCCGGACCGCATCGCGGCGGCTGAAGCGAAGGGCAAGCACGAGGCGGTCATCTCTGGCACCGGCCAGCTCGACGGGATCGACATCGCGCTCGCGGTCATGGACTTCGCGTACATCGGCGGCTCCATGGGGTCCGTGGTGGGAGAGAAGATCGCACGCGCCGGCCGGGTCGCGCTCGAGCGCGACATACCGTTCCTTGTCGTGAGCGCTTCAGGTGGAGCGCGCATGCAGGAAGGGATGCTCTCCCTCATGCAGATGGCGAAGACGTCGATGGTGCTCGCGCGCCTTCACGAAGCCTCGATCCCCTTCGTTTCGATCCTGACCAACCCGACGACCGGCGGTGTGACGGCGTCGCATGCGATGCTCGGAGACGTGAACCTCGCAGAACCCGGCGCGCTCATCGGATTCGCCGGGCCGCGCGTGATCGAAGAGACGATCAAACAGCAGCTGCCGCAGGGCTTTCAGCGTTCAGAGTTCCTGCTGGAGCACGGCATGATCGATCGCATCGTGGATCGCCGTGAGTTGAAGAAGACCGTGGCGCTCATCCTCCGACACCAGTTCGCCGGATGGCCGGAGTAG